One genomic window of Bradyrhizobium sp. CCGE-LA001 includes the following:
- a CDS encoding CsbD family protein has product MDTDRIVGSAKEYAGRAEGAIGDMAGDAKTQASGKAREAAGTVQNLYGQAKDAVRDATDTAAGYAKDAYENSGETFRDGTQALSKKVQDNPLGSLLVAGGIGFALALLMSRPARRPPPRWRY; this is encoded by the coding sequence ATGGACACGGATCGGATTGTTGGATCGGCCAAGGAATACGCCGGCCGCGCGGAAGGCGCGATCGGAGACATGGCGGGTGATGCGAAGACGCAGGCGTCGGGCAAGGCGCGGGAGGCCGCGGGTACGGTGCAGAATCTCTACGGCCAGGCCAAGGACGCCGTACGCGATGCCACGGACACCGCCGCCGGCTACGCCAAGGACGCCTATGAGAACAGCGGCGAGACCTTCCGCGACGGCACACAGGCGCTGTCGAAGAAGGTGCAGGACAATCCGCTCGGCTCACTGCTGGTCGCTGGCGGCATCGGCTTTGCGCTCGCGCTCCTGATGTCGCGT
- a CDS encoding SDR family NAD(P)-dependent oxidoreductase, with translation MANELDFSGKQVLVVGGSSGIGNGIAQAFRARGADVAVCGTRAHATEYSAHEGSDLTGLAYAQLDVSNPSAIEAYKPSFDRLDILVLAQGAVLYRRGEFEMAGFRKVVEVNLMSLMACATRFHSMLRDAKGSLIMVSSTAAYHSTMGNPAYNASKTGAVGLTRTLGEAWAEDGIRVNGIAPGLVDTKMTKVTTDNPKRLEGALARIPLRRLGTPADMAGAALFLASPLSSYIVGQTLVVDGGLIL, from the coding sequence ATGGCGAACGAGCTCGATTTCTCAGGCAAGCAGGTGCTGGTGGTCGGCGGTTCCAGCGGCATCGGCAACGGCATCGCGCAGGCCTTTCGCGCCAGAGGTGCGGATGTCGCGGTGTGCGGCACGCGTGCTCACGCAACGGAATATTCAGCCCATGAAGGCTCCGATCTCACCGGTCTTGCCTACGCGCAGCTCGACGTCAGCAATCCCAGTGCGATCGAGGCGTACAAGCCGTCGTTTGATCGGCTCGACATCCTGGTGCTGGCACAGGGTGCGGTGCTTTATCGCCGCGGCGAATTCGAGATGGCGGGTTTCCGCAAGGTCGTCGAGGTCAATCTGATGAGCCTTATGGCCTGTGCGACGCGGTTTCATTCCATGTTGCGGGACGCGAAGGGCTCGCTGATCATGGTGTCCTCGACCGCCGCCTATCACTCCACTATGGGCAATCCCGCGTACAACGCCTCGAAGACCGGCGCGGTCGGATTGACGCGCACGCTGGGCGAGGCCTGGGCCGAGGACGGCATCCGCGTCAACGGCATCGCCCCCGGCCTCGTCGACACCAAGATGACGAAGGTGACGACAGACAATCCCAAGCGGCTCGAAGGCGCGCTGGCGCGCATCCCGCTGCGGCGATTGGGCACGCCGGCCGACATGGCGGGCGCGGCGCTGTTCCTGGCGTCGCCGCTGTCGTCCTACATCGTCGGCCAGACGCTGGTCGTCGATGGCGGTCTCATTCTATAG
- a CDS encoding SDR family NAD(P)-dependent oxidoreductase: MSEFRELSRSVKGLTVLVTGAASGMGRATARVFATEGANVAVTDFDEHGANAVAREITASGGSAQAWKLDVADAGEIKRVVGDIAARFGGLDIVVNNAGISVRVAIDDEAYEDAWAKGLAVMLTAHPRIIRAVLPHLRKSKSPRIVNIASTEALGATALHSPYSAAKGGVASLTRSLAVELGREGITVNCICPGPIRTAITDRISEEHKTIYAKRRTALGRYGDPEEVAHMTLSLCLPAASFLTGAVIPVDGGLMARNA, translated from the coding sequence ATGTCCGAATTCAGGGAGCTCAGCCGGTCCGTGAAGGGCCTGACCGTCCTCGTCACCGGCGCGGCCAGCGGCATGGGACGCGCCACCGCGCGCGTGTTCGCCACTGAAGGCGCGAACGTCGCGGTCACGGATTTCGACGAGCACGGCGCGAACGCGGTCGCCAGGGAAATTACGGCGAGCGGCGGATCGGCGCAGGCCTGGAAGCTCGACGTCGCCGATGCCGGCGAAATCAAGCGCGTGGTCGGCGATATCGCCGCGCGTTTCGGCGGGCTCGACATCGTCGTCAACAATGCCGGCATCTCCGTGCGTGTCGCGATCGACGACGAGGCCTATGAGGACGCATGGGCCAAGGGCCTCGCCGTGATGCTGACGGCGCATCCCCGCATCATCCGCGCCGTGCTGCCGCATTTGCGGAAGTCGAAGAGCCCGCGCATCGTCAACATCGCCTCGACCGAGGCGCTCGGCGCCACCGCCTTGCACAGCCCCTATTCGGCCGCGAAGGGCGGGGTTGCCAGCCTGACCCGTTCGCTCGCGGTGGAGCTTGGCCGCGAGGGCATCACCGTCAACTGCATCTGTCCGGGGCCGATCCGCACCGCCATCACCGATCGCATCTCGGAAGAGCACAAGACCATCTACGCCAAGCGCCGCACCGCGCTCGGCCGCTACGGCGACCCCGAGGAGGTCGCGCATATGACGCTCAGCCTCTGCCTGCCGGCGGCTTCCTTCCTCACCGGCGCGGTGATCCCGGTCGACGGCGGGCTGATGGCGCGGAACGCGTAG
- a CDS encoding TauD/TfdA dioxygenase family protein — MTIAIRQLQKHFVGEVSGLDLRKPLTADEAREVEAAMDKYAVLVFHDQDITDEQQMAFALNFGQREEARGGNITKADEYRLTSGLNDVSNLGKDGKPLPKDSRANLFNLGNCLWHSDSSFRPIPAKFSLLSARVVNPKGGNTEFADMRAAYDALDDETKAEIEDLVCEHSLMYSRGSLGFTEYTDEEKEMFKPVLQRLVRTHPVHRRKSLYLSSHAGKIVGMSVPEGRLLLRDLNEHATQAEFVYVHKWKLHDLVMWDNRQTMHRVRRYDQSQPRDMRRATVAGTEPTVQQQAAE; from the coding sequence ATGACGATCGCCATCCGGCAGCTTCAGAAACATTTCGTCGGCGAGGTGTCCGGCCTCGATCTGCGCAAGCCGCTCACGGCGGATGAGGCGCGCGAGGTCGAGGCCGCCATGGACAAATACGCCGTGCTGGTGTTCCACGACCAGGACATCACCGACGAGCAGCAGATGGCCTTTGCGCTGAATTTCGGCCAGCGCGAGGAAGCACGCGGCGGCAACATCACCAAGGCCGATGAATACCGCCTCACCTCGGGCCTGAACGATGTCTCCAACCTCGGCAAGGACGGCAAGCCGCTGCCGAAGGACAGCCGCGCCAATCTGTTCAATCTCGGCAACTGTCTGTGGCATTCCGACAGTTCGTTCCGCCCCATCCCGGCGAAATTCTCGCTGCTGTCGGCGCGCGTCGTGAACCCGAAGGGCGGCAACACCGAATTCGCCGACATGCGCGCCGCCTATGACGCGCTGGACGACGAGACCAAGGCGGAGATCGAGGACCTCGTCTGCGAGCACTCGCTGATGTATTCGCGCGGCTCGCTCGGCTTCACCGAGTACACCGACGAGGAGAAGGAGATGTTCAAGCCGGTGCTGCAGCGGCTGGTGCGCACCCATCCCGTCCATCGCCGCAAGTCGCTGTATCTCTCATCGCATGCCGGCAAGATCGTGGGCATGAGCGTGCCGGAGGGCCGGTTGCTGCTGCGCGATCTCAACGAGCACGCGACGCAAGCAGAGTTCGTCTACGTCCACAAATGGAAGCTGCATGACCTCGTGATGTGGGACAACCGCCAGACCATGCACCGCGTCCGCCGCTACGACCAGTCGCAGCCTCGCGACATGCGCCGCGCGACGGTCGCTGGCACGGAGCCGACGGTGCAGCAGCAGGCGGCGGAGTAG
- a CDS encoding YqgE/AlgH family protein, with protein sequence MAPTGKRTGASTRSASPALPSSAGYLDGRLLIAMPVMGDPRFERSVIYLCAHSAEGAMGIIVNHPAGSIDFPELLMQLGIVKKGEHIKLPENAESMKVLRGGPVDTGRGFVLHSSDFYIENATLRIDDGVCLTATVDILRAIANGSGPKHAILALGYAGWAPGQLETEIQGNGWLHCDADADLIFGDDVDDKYTRALQKIGIDPGMLSNEAGHA encoded by the coding sequence ATGGCTCCTACAGGTAAAAGGACGGGCGCCAGCACCCGCAGCGCGAGCCCCGCGCTCCCCAGTTCGGCCGGTTACCTCGACGGCCGCCTCCTGATTGCCATGCCCGTGATGGGCGATCCCCGCTTCGAGCGCTCCGTGATCTATCTCTGCGCCCATTCTGCCGAAGGCGCGATGGGGATCATCGTCAACCATCCCGCGGGCTCGATCGACTTCCCCGAGCTGCTGATGCAGCTCGGCATCGTCAAGAAAGGCGAGCACATCAAGCTGCCGGAAAATGCCGAAAGCATGAAGGTGCTGCGCGGCGGCCCGGTCGACACCGGGCGCGGCTTCGTGCTGCATTCCAGCGACTTCTACATCGAGAACGCGACGCTTCGGATCGACGACGGGGTCTGCCTCACCGCGACCGTCGACATCCTGCGGGCGATCGCCAACGGCTCCGGCCCCAAGCACGCCATCCTCGCGCTCGGCTATGCCGGTTGGGCGCCGGGCCAGCTCGAGACCGAGATCCAGGGCAATGGCTGGCTGCATTGCGACGCGGATGCTGACCTGATCTTCGGCGACGACGTCGACGACAAATACACCCGCGCTCTTCAGAAGATCGGCATCGACCCGGGCATGCTGTCGAACGAGGCGGGACACGCGTAA
- a CDS encoding protein-disulfide reductase DsbD domain-containing protein — MSSIVPLRAAIGVATTLLASSLAIVARADDASPWQRDGHSAVRLVAGSRSGAVLLGGIAFQLQPGWKTYWRTPGDSGVPPRFDFSKSDNVEAVTVMWPAPLKFDDGAGGHSIGYRDQVVLPLRIVAKAADKPVTLRAEINYAVCEKLCIPVEASAELGFNSVASTEDANLRAALDTVPKPANIGDPNPLTIRDVKRDGPKNVVVDVVTPDSRSVNLFVEGPTPEWALPIPAPVQHGSTDVKRFSFELDGLPPGAKPDGAALKFTLVGPEKSYEFNTNLE, encoded by the coding sequence ATGTCCAGCATAGTTCCCTTGCGTGCGGCGATTGGCGTCGCGACAACCCTGCTTGCGTCGTCGTTGGCGATCGTAGCCCGTGCCGACGACGCGTCGCCGTGGCAGCGCGACGGACATTCCGCAGTGCGGCTGGTCGCGGGGTCGCGCAGCGGCGCCGTCCTGCTCGGCGGTATCGCCTTCCAGCTCCAGCCGGGCTGGAAGACCTATTGGCGTACGCCCGGCGATTCCGGCGTGCCGCCGCGGTTCGACTTCTCGAAGTCGGACAACGTCGAGGCGGTGACGGTCATGTGGCCGGCACCACTGAAATTCGACGACGGCGCAGGCGGGCATTCGATCGGCTATCGCGACCAGGTCGTGCTGCCCTTGCGCATCGTCGCCAAGGCCGCCGACAAGCCGGTGACCTTGCGCGCCGAGATCAATTACGCGGTGTGCGAGAAGCTCTGCATTCCCGTCGAGGCCAGCGCCGAGCTCGGCTTCAACAGCGTCGCCTCGACCGAGGACGCGAATCTGCGTGCGGCGCTGGACACCGTGCCCAAGCCGGCCAATATCGGTGATCCCAATCCGCTGACCATCCGCGACGTCAAGCGCGACGGGCCCAAGAATGTGGTGGTCGACGTGGTGACGCCGGACAGCCGCAGCGTCAATCTGTTCGTGGAAGGGCCGACACCAGAGTGGGCGCTGCCGATTCCGGCTCCGGTTCAGCACGGCTCGACGGACGTGAAGCGATTTTCCTTCGAGCTCGACGGATTGCCTCCTGGAGCCAAGCCCGACGGCGCCGCGCTGAAGTTCACGCTGGTCGGACCGGAGAAGTCGTACGAGTTCAATACGAATCTGGAGTGA
- a CDS encoding flippase produces MAVMDAQPATTGPAGLIARLRARLTGGSSEASLTRRLAGTIFIIRVISAGLAYVSQVLLARWMGTSDYGIYVYVWTWVLLLGSMMDFGISASAQKIIPEYRASGEHALLRGFLSGSRWLTLAVSMAMSLVLAGIVKLLAPWIDPAEALPLYIGCMTLPAFVVANTQDGIARSHDWMQLGLMPQFIIRQALIIGITGSAFLLGYHLGAVAAMVASAGAVWIAMAGQMVVLNRKLAEHIEPGPKTYDISGWLAVSLPILLVESFYLLLSYTDVLVLQQFRPSEEVGVYFAVVKTLALVSFIHYAMSATTAHRFAEYNASGDKARLSAYVAHAIGWTFWPSLAATVLLLACGKPLLWLFGPQFTVGYDIMFVAAIGLVVRSAIGPVERLLNMLGQQKICALAYALAFVMNLVLCIVLVPRYGGHGAAAATSISLTFETVLLFWIVRQRLGLHVLAFGK; encoded by the coding sequence TTGGCCGTGATGGATGCACAACCCGCAACGACCGGACCGGCCGGGCTGATCGCGCGGCTGCGCGCCAGGTTGACGGGCGGCTCGAGCGAGGCGTCGCTGACGCGGCGGCTGGCCGGCACCATCTTCATCATCCGCGTCATCAGCGCCGGCCTTGCCTATGTCTCGCAGGTGCTGCTCGCGCGATGGATGGGCACGTCCGACTACGGCATCTACGTCTATGTCTGGACCTGGGTGCTGCTGCTCGGCAGCATGATGGATTTCGGCATCTCCGCTTCCGCGCAGAAGATCATTCCGGAATATCGCGCCAGCGGCGAGCACGCGCTGCTGCGCGGCTTTCTCTCCGGCAGCCGCTGGCTGACCCTTGCCGTCTCGATGGCGATGTCGCTCGTCCTCGCCGGCATCGTCAAGCTGCTCGCGCCCTGGATCGATCCGGCCGAGGCGCTGCCGCTCTATATCGGCTGCATGACGCTGCCGGCCTTCGTGGTCGCCAACACCCAGGACGGCATCGCGCGCTCGCACGACTGGATGCAGCTCGGCCTGATGCCGCAATTCATCATCCGTCAGGCGCTGATCATCGGAATCACGGGCTCTGCCTTCCTGCTCGGCTATCATCTCGGCGCAGTCGCCGCGATGGTCGCGAGCGCCGGGGCGGTCTGGATCGCGATGGCCGGTCAGATGGTGGTCTTGAACCGCAAGCTCGCCGAGCACATCGAGCCAGGTCCCAAGACCTACGACATAAGCGGCTGGCTCGCCGTCTCGCTGCCGATCCTGCTGGTCGAGAGCTTCTACCTGCTGCTGTCCTACACCGACGTGCTGGTGCTCCAGCAATTCCGCCCATCCGAGGAGGTCGGCGTCTATTTCGCCGTGGTGAAGACGCTGGCGCTGGTCTCCTTCATCCACTACGCGATGTCGGCAACGACGGCGCATCGCTTCGCCGAATACAATGCGAGCGGCGACAAGGCGCGGCTGTCGGCCTATGTGGCGCACGCCATCGGCTGGACGTTCTGGCCGTCGCTGGCGGCGACGGTCCTGCTGCTCGCTTGCGGCAAGCCGCTGCTCTGGCTGTTCGGGCCGCAGTTCACGGTCGGCTACGACATCATGTTCGTCGCCGCCATCGGCCTCGTGGTGCGCTCTGCGATCGGGCCGGTCGAGCGGCTGCTCAACATGCTCGGACAGCAGAAGATCTGCGCGCTCGCTTATGCACTGGCCTTCGTGATGAACCTCGTGCTCTGCATCGTGCTGGTCCCGCGCTACGGCGGCCACGGCGCCGCCGCCGCCACCTCGATCTCGCTCACCTTCGAGACGGTGCTGCTGTTCTGGATCGTGCGGCAGCGCCTCGGCCTGCACGTGCTGGCGTTCGGGAAATAG
- a CDS encoding 3-hydroxybutyrate dehydrogenase: MGSLSGKNAVVTGSTSGIGLAYARAFAAAGANVVINGFGSPEDIEKERAKIEADFKVKAIYSPADMTKPAEIAGMIALGEKTFGSVDILVNNAGIQFVSPIEEFPLEKWDQIIAINLSSAFHAIRAAVPGMKNKGWGRIINTASAHSLVASPFKSAYVSAKHGIAGLTKTVALEVATHKITCNCISPGYVWTPLVEKQIPDTMKARNLTREQVINDVLLDAQPTKEFVTSEQVAALALFLCSDDAAQITGSNLSIDGGWTAE; encoded by the coding sequence ATGGGTAGTCTGTCAGGCAAGAACGCCGTCGTGACCGGATCGACCAGCGGCATCGGGCTGGCTTACGCACGCGCCTTCGCCGCCGCTGGCGCCAATGTCGTCATCAACGGCTTCGGCTCGCCCGAGGACATCGAGAAGGAACGTGCCAAGATCGAGGCCGACTTCAAGGTCAAGGCGATCTATTCGCCCGCCGACATGACCAAGCCCGCCGAGATCGCCGGCATGATCGCGCTCGGCGAGAAGACGTTCGGCTCCGTCGACATCCTCGTCAACAATGCCGGCATCCAGTTCGTCTCGCCGATCGAGGAGTTTCCGCTCGAGAAGTGGGACCAGATCATCGCGATCAACCTGTCCTCGGCCTTCCATGCCATCCGCGCGGCCGTGCCCGGCATGAAGAATAAAGGCTGGGGCCGCATCATCAACACGGCGTCGGCGCACTCGCTGGTGGCTTCGCCCTTCAAGTCGGCTTACGTCTCGGCCAAGCACGGCATTGCCGGCCTCACCAAGACTGTCGCCCTGGAAGTCGCGACCCACAAGATCACCTGCAACTGCATCAGCCCCGGTTACGTCTGGACGCCGCTGGTCGAGAAGCAGATCCCCGATACGATGAAGGCGCGCAATCTGACGCGCGAGCAGGTGATCAACGATGTGCTGCTCGATGCGCAGCCGACCAAGGAGTTCGTCACCTCCGAGCAGGTCGCAGCATTGGCGCTTTTCCTGTGCAGCGACGATGCCGCGCAGATCACCGGCTCCAATCTCTCGATCGACGGCGGCTGGACGGCGGAGTAG
- a CDS encoding DUF3734 domain-containing protein → MTDHRPDSASIPANAQRVLVLQGGGALGSYQAGAVQALCGFGFEPEWVAGISIGAINAAIIAGNEGRTRIDRLKEFWEMVSAPVPWKPIGKSDHSRELFNSTSAALIATFGVPGFFVPRVPPAPLWPPGHPEAESYYDTAPLRKTLERLVDFDRINDVKTRLSVGAVGVTSGNFRYFDNYEFKKLGKKIGPEHIMASGALPPGFPSVVIDGEHYWDGGIASNTPLDYVLDTELERDMLIFQVDLFSARGDLPTSLLEAAEREKDIRYSSRTRMNTDKNKQIHNARRAVRDLISKLPDYLKSDPSVEFLSKASRESTVTVVHLIYRSKNYESSSKDYDFSHVAMVEHWEAGVRDVHLSMRHKDWLEQPQSGETMVAYDLTGDVTAPPPKRSE, encoded by the coding sequence ATGACAGATCATCGCCCGGACTCCGCCAGCATCCCCGCGAACGCGCAACGTGTCCTGGTGCTCCAGGGCGGTGGCGCGCTCGGCTCGTACCAGGCCGGCGCCGTCCAGGCGCTGTGCGGCTTCGGCTTCGAGCCGGAATGGGTCGCCGGCATCTCGATCGGCGCCATCAACGCGGCCATCATCGCCGGCAATGAGGGCCGCACCCGCATCGACCGGCTCAAGGAATTCTGGGAGATGGTGTCGGCGCCGGTGCCGTGGAAGCCGATCGGCAAGAGCGATCACAGCCGCGAACTGTTCAACTCGACCAGCGCGGCGCTGATCGCGACCTTCGGCGTGCCCGGCTTCTTCGTGCCGCGCGTGCCGCCTGCGCCGCTGTGGCCGCCGGGCCATCCCGAAGCGGAGAGCTATTACGACACTGCGCCCTTGAGGAAGACGCTGGAGCGCCTGGTCGATTTCGACCGCATCAACGATGTGAAGACGCGCCTGTCGGTCGGCGCGGTCGGCGTCACCTCCGGCAACTTCAGATATTTCGACAATTACGAGTTCAAGAAGCTCGGCAAGAAGATAGGCCCCGAGCACATCATGGCCTCCGGCGCGCTGCCGCCGGGCTTTCCCTCCGTCGTGATCGACGGCGAGCATTATTGGGACGGCGGCATCGCCTCCAACACGCCGCTCGACTACGTGCTCGATACCGAGCTCGAGCGCGACATGCTGATCTTCCAGGTCGACCTGTTTTCCGCCCGCGGCGACCTGCCGACCTCGCTGCTCGAAGCCGCCGAGCGCGAGAAGGACATCCGCTATTCCAGCCGCACGCGGATGAACACCGACAAGAACAAGCAGATCCACAACGCCCGCCGTGCCGTGCGCGACCTGATCTCCAAACTGCCTGATTACCTCAAGAGCGATCCGTCCGTCGAATTCCTGTCCAAGGCGTCGCGCGAAAGCACGGTGACGGTGGTTCACCTGATCTATCGCAGCAAGAACTACGAATCCTCGTCCAAGGATTACGATTTCTCGCACGTTGCCATGGTCGAGCATTGGGAAGCGGGCGTGCGCGACGTGCATCTGTCGATGCGCCACAAGGACTGGCTCGAGCAGCCGCAGTCCGGCGAAACCATGGTGGCCTACGATCTCACGGGGGACGTCACCGCGCCCCCGCCAAAAAGGAGCGAATAG
- a CDS encoding CAP domain-containing protein — MRAAAAILVTLLLAGCAGNEAPVQQPSMYTDMAVPGARLDAQAAAVMISQYRQNNALGTVVIDSDLMRLAESQSQAMAAANKMDHDVRAPLAKRLASGGYPATVAVENVSAGYHTLAEAFSGWRDSPPHRANMLKSGVTKLGIAAAYAPGTKYKVFWTMILASTER; from the coding sequence ATGCGCGCTGCGGCCGCAATACTCGTCACTTTGCTTCTGGCCGGCTGTGCGGGCAATGAAGCGCCGGTCCAGCAGCCGTCGATGTATACCGACATGGCGGTCCCGGGCGCCAGGCTCGATGCGCAGGCAGCGGCCGTGATGATCTCGCAATACCGCCAGAACAACGCCCTTGGCACCGTCGTGATCGATTCTGACCTGATGCGGCTCGCCGAATCCCAGTCTCAGGCCATGGCGGCCGCCAACAAGATGGACCATGACGTCCGCGCGCCGCTCGCCAAGCGGCTCGCCTCCGGCGGCTATCCCGCGACCGTGGCGGTCGAGAATGTCTCGGCCGGCTATCATACGCTGGCGGAAGCATTTTCCGGCTGGCGCGACTCGCCGCCCCACCGCGCCAACATGCTCAAGAGCGGTGTCACAAAATTGGGCATCGCAGCCGCCTATGCTCCCGGCACCAAATACAAGGTGTTCTGGACCATGATCCTGGCCTCGACGGAGCGATAA
- a CDS encoding sulfate/molybdate ABC transporter ATP-binding protein: MTIEVKNLVKKFGSFAALDGVDLKVHDGELLALLGPSGSGKTTLLRIIAGLDWPDSGEVIFNGEDALAQGARERHVGFVFQHYALFRHMTVFENVAFGLRVQPRAIRKDEATIRARVKELLDLVQLDWLADRYPSQLSGGQRQRIALARALAIEPRILLLDEPFGALDAKVRKELRKWLRSLHHEINVTSIFVTHDQEEALEVANRVVVMDKGRIEQIGSPDDVYESPATAFVHGFIGESIELPVQISDGVIRLGDRQLPLAADGLAPGASKLFVRRHDMVVGPPGTGAFEGAVQHVRNFGPVQRAEVALSGGETIEIDAPRDRELRAGDTVGLEPRRYRIFAG; encoded by the coding sequence GTGACCATTGAAGTCAAGAATCTCGTCAAGAAGTTCGGCAGCTTCGCGGCCCTCGACGGCGTCGACCTCAAGGTCCACGACGGCGAGCTGCTGGCGCTGCTCGGCCCGTCCGGCTCCGGCAAGACCACGCTGCTGCGGATCATCGCCGGCCTCGACTGGCCCGATTCCGGCGAGGTCATCTTCAACGGCGAGGACGCGCTGGCGCAGGGGGCGCGCGAGCGGCATGTCGGCTTCGTGTTCCAGCACTACGCGCTGTTCCGCCACATGACGGTGTTCGAGAACGTCGCCTTCGGCCTGCGCGTGCAGCCGCGCGCAATTCGCAAGGACGAAGCGACCATCCGCGCGCGGGTCAAGGAGTTGCTCGATCTCGTGCAGCTCGACTGGCTCGCCGACCGCTATCCCAGCCAGCTCTCCGGCGGCCAGCGCCAGCGCATCGCGCTCGCCCGCGCGCTCGCGATCGAGCCGCGCATCCTCTTGCTCGACGAGCCCTTCGGCGCACTCGATGCCAAGGTGCGCAAGGAGCTGCGAAAGTGGTTGCGCTCGTTGCATCATGAGATCAACGTCACCTCGATCTTCGTTACCCACGACCAGGAGGAGGCATTGGAAGTCGCCAACCGCGTCGTGGTGATGGACAAGGGCCGCATCGAGCAGATCGGCTCGCCCGACGACGTCTATGAAAGCCCTGCAACCGCCTTCGTCCACGGCTTCATCGGCGAGTCCATCGAGCTGCCGGTTCAGATATCCGATGGCGTGATCAGGCTCGGCGACCGGCAGCTTCCGCTTGCTGCGGACGGGCTCGCGCCCGGCGCGTCAAAGCTGTTCGTGCGGCGACACGACATGGTGGTTGGTCCGCCCGGCACCGGCGCCTTCGAGGGCGCGGTCCAGCATGTCCGCAATTTCGGTCCCGTGCAGCGCGCCGAGGTTGCGTTGTCCGGCGGCGAGACCATCGAGATCGACGCGCCCCGCGACCGGGAACTGCGCGCCGGCGACACGGTCGGGCTCGAACCCCGCCGTTACCGGATCTTTGCGGGGTAG
- the cysW gene encoding sulfate ABC transporter permease subunit CysW — MTMQIADSVSLSPPDEKARAHAAAARDSLRTEPRAVRIVIITLAVLFLSVFVVLPLVVVFAQAFSKGILAYLAALAEPEALAAIRLTLLVAAISVGLNLVFGLVAAWSIAKFEFPGKTFLITLIDLPFSVSPVISGLVFVLLFGAQGYFGSWLRDHDIQILFAVPGIALATTFVTFPFVARALIPLMQEQGTQEEEAAISLGASGLQTFFRVTLPNIKWGVLYGVLLCNARAMGEFGAVSVVSGHIRGETNTMPLLVEILYNEYQFVAAFAIASLLAMLALITLIAKTVLERHLDEGHEARDH, encoded by the coding sequence ATGACGATGCAGATCGCAGACTCCGTTTCGCTCTCACCGCCAGACGAGAAGGCGCGTGCGCACGCGGCGGCGGCGCGTGACAGTCTTCGCACCGAGCCGAGGGCGGTGCGCATCGTCATCATCACATTGGCGGTGCTATTCCTCTCCGTCTTCGTCGTACTGCCATTGGTGGTCGTGTTTGCCCAGGCGTTCTCGAAAGGGATCCTGGCCTATCTTGCCGCGCTGGCAGAGCCGGAGGCGCTGGCTGCGATCAGGCTGACGCTGCTGGTCGCCGCGATCTCGGTCGGCCTCAATCTCGTGTTCGGCCTCGTCGCCGCCTGGTCGATTGCGAAATTCGAATTTCCGGGCAAGACCTTCCTGATCACGTTGATCGACCTGCCGTTCTCGGTCTCGCCGGTGATCTCGGGCCTCGTCTTCGTGCTGCTGTTCGGCGCGCAAGGCTATTTCGGCAGCTGGCTGCGCGATCACGACATCCAAATCCTGTTCGCCGTGCCCGGCATCGCGCTCGCCACCACCTTCGTGACCTTCCCCTTCGTGGCGCGCGCCTTGATTCCCCTGATGCAGGAGCAGGGCACGCAGGAGGAGGAGGCCGCCATCTCGCTCGGCGCCTCGGGCCTGCAAACCTTCTTCCGCGTCACGCTGCCGAATATCAAATGGGGCGTGCTCTACGGCGTCCTGCTCTGTAATGCCCGCGCAATGGGCGAGTTCGGCGCCGTCTCCGTCGTTTCCGGCCACATCCGCGGCGAGACCAACACCATGCCGCTGCTGGTCGAGATCCTCTACAACGAGTACCAGTTCGTCGCCGCCTTCGCGATCGCCTCGCTGCTGGCGATGCTGGCGCTGATCACGCTGATCGCAAAGACCGTTCTCGAACGTCACCTCGACGAAGGACACGAAGCCCGTGACCATTGA